The following proteins are co-located in the Desulfobacterales bacterium genome:
- a CDS encoding aminomethyltransferase beta-barrel domain-containing protein, which translates to MIASQINWIAVDGLKQAAELKAKIRYAHREAEVMVTPLDKERLHVEFKLPQMAIAPGQTIVFYDGDTVVGGGIIEKKGENKIWAE; encoded by the coding sequence TTGATAGCTTCCCAGATAAACTGGATCGCGGTGGATGGGCTAAAGCAGGCTGCTGAACTGAAAGCCAAGATCAGATACGCTCACAGGGAAGCTGAAGTCATGGTTACTCCTCTGGATAAGGAGAGGCTCCACGTGGAGTTCAAGCTACCGCAGATGGCAATTGCCCCGGGCCAAACGATAGTCTTTTACGATGGCGATACCGTAGTGGGCGGGGGGATAATAGAGAAAAAAGGAGAGAACAAGATAT